Proteins encoded in a region of the Rickettsia bellii RML369-C genome:
- a CDS encoding baseplate megatron protein TIM-barrel domain-containing protein: MIPGSGEFVYDTEIQYKTQESFFGGVVNHEAINTHNHYNIADSVYSLNQLQTTCPNIKWVAPVVSWFGDNLDINYCSIKPAIEFNDPLTTYSSTWQVGRYNRENAKIISKDEYESPNYGGSVNDASLVRYLKELKKRNLKIMFYPMFFMDLPGKPWRGHVSGSAEAVSNFFHKTDGYNNFILHYAHLVKDYADAFIIGSELIGITSIRDSANNFPAINELCNLARLVKEIVGNKVQVTYAADWSEYHHTSGGWYNLDPLFASSYIDFVGIDAYFPLTSSLSSRITKEDIIKGCHSGEGYDYYLDGSGNKQALSAAYAWKNVAYWWENHHYNPDGNKTAWQPKMKKIWFTEFGFPSIDKASNQPNVFFDPKCTDGGAPKYSSAGTDFLAQRIAIKGFIEYWQAQEYIEEMFLWTWDARPYPAWPHGNIWSDNHLWEKGHWVNGKLGTCSLAEIILELSNRCGIDIQSIDISTIDEIVDGFILNKVLSAVDVINSLRIFYFFDIITNECEKIKFLKRGSGKLDYINEKTLIKLSDNSYIKQTEIPEENIISKLNINFIDRFNNYDDCYAYINNETISNSPELNVKIPIILSLSEIENIGRLILKNASIESKVIKFLMPAIFHEFKPGDFLILHYKKSKYQIRIINMKLSALTSYITGVIDNFSSYYLPAANILSGFEKSSNVETKCVILDLPFNIVENNDQPYLAVYLQSNINEPLYVSIDGSNYAKIANLTKQTFIGSVANFTSDSIIINCKNFEELVINDWNLAAFGQEIIKFKKWEKLDTNTYQISEMIRGEFMTQEFISTHQTNENFILLEKNFNIIPVASKLKDVNIYFKVGNLSPVEINFQNKANL, from the coding sequence ATGATTCCAGGGTCTGGGGAATTTGTCTATGATACAGAAATTCAGTATAAAACCCAAGAAAGCTTTTTTGGTGGTGTTGTGAATCATGAGGCTATCAATACACATAATCATTATAATATTGCTGATAGCGTATATAGCCTTAATCAGCTACAAACCACCTGCCCTAACATAAAATGGGTAGCACCAGTAGTTTCTTGGTTTGGTGATAATCTTGATATAAACTATTGTAGTATAAAACCTGCTATAGAGTTTAACGATCCTCTAACCACTTATTCATCTACTTGGCAAGTTGGTCGTTATAATAGGGAAAATGCTAAAATTATATCTAAGGATGAATATGAGAGTCCTAATTATGGAGGTAGTGTTAATGACGCTAGCTTGGTGCGTTACCTCAAGGAGCTAAAAAAACGTAATTTAAAAATTATGTTTTATCCGATGTTTTTTATGGATTTACCCGGTAAGCCTTGGCGTGGACATGTTAGCGGCTCTGCGGAGGCAGTAAGTAATTTTTTTCATAAAACTGATGGTTATAACAATTTTATTCTTCATTATGCACATTTAGTTAAAGATTATGCAGATGCCTTTATAATCGGCTCGGAACTAATTGGCATTACTTCTATAAGAGACTCAGCAAATAACTTTCCAGCAATTAATGAACTATGCAACCTTGCTCGTTTAGTAAAAGAAATAGTAGGCAATAAGGTACAGGTTACTTACGCAGCCGATTGGTCAGAATATCATCATACTAGTGGTGGATGGTATAATCTAGACCCGCTATTTGCCTCATCCTACATTGACTTCGTCGGGATAGATGCTTATTTCCCTTTAACCAGTTCTTTAAGCTCTAGAATTACAAAAGAGGATATTATTAAAGGTTGCCATAGCGGTGAGGGGTATGATTATTACTTAGATGGCAGCGGTAATAAACAAGCTTTATCGGCTGCTTATGCTTGGAAGAATGTAGCATATTGGTGGGAAAATCATCACTATAATCCTGATGGGAATAAAACAGCGTGGCAACCAAAAATGAAAAAAATTTGGTTCACTGAATTTGGTTTTCCATCGATAGATAAAGCCTCCAATCAACCTAATGTGTTTTTTGATCCTAAATGCACGGATGGCGGTGCTCCTAAATACTCCTCAGCAGGTACAGATTTTTTAGCACAACGTATAGCTATTAAAGGGTTTATAGAATATTGGCAAGCACAAGAATATATAGAAGAGATGTTCTTATGGACATGGGATGCACGCCCCTACCCCGCTTGGCCCCATGGTAATATTTGGAGTGATAATCATTTATGGGAAAAGGGGCATTGGGTTAATGGTAAACTTGGCACTTGTAGCCTTGCTGAAATAATACTTGAATTATCTAATAGATGCGGGATTGATATACAAAGCATCGATATTTCTACCATTGATGAAATAGTAGACGGTTTTATTTTAAATAAGGTTTTATCTGCTGTAGATGTTATTAACTCCTTAAGAATATTCTATTTCTTTGACATAATTACGAATGAATGTGAAAAAATAAAATTTTTAAAACGAGGCAGCGGAAAATTAGATTATATAAACGAAAAAACTTTAATAAAACTATCTGATAATAGCTATATAAAGCAAACAGAAATACCTGAAGAAAATATTATTAGCAAACTAAATATCAATTTTATTGATAGATTTAATAATTATGATGATTGCTATGCTTATATAAATAATGAGACTATTTCAAATAGCCCTGAACTTAACGTTAAAATTCCTATTATTTTATCACTGTCAGAAATAGAAAATATAGGCAGGTTAATTTTAAAAAATGCTTCTATCGAAAGTAAAGTGATTAAGTTCTTAATGCCAGCAATTTTTCATGAGTTTAAACCTGGCGATTTCTTAATACTTCACTACAAAAAATCTAAATACCAAATTAGAATAATAAATATGAAATTATCTGCCCTAACCTCTTATATTACAGGCGTGATAGATAATTTTTCTTCCTATTACTTACCTGCTGCAAATATCTTATCAGGATTTGAAAAATCCTCAAATGTAGAAACAAAATGTGTTATTCTTGATCTACCTTTTAATATAGTAGAAAACAATGATCAGCCATATTTAGCCGTTTACTTACAAAGTAATATTAATGAACCTTTATATGTTTCAATTGACGGCAGCAATTATGCTAAAATAGCAAATTTAACAAAACAAACTTTTATCGGAAGTGTTGCGAATTTTACCTCTGACTCTATCATTATTAACTGCAAGAATTTTGAAGAATTGGTTATTAATGATTGGAATTTAGCAGCTTTTGGGCAGGAAATTATAAAGTTTAAAAAATGGGAAAAGCTAGATACTAATACATATCAAATAAGCGAAATGATCAGAGGTGAGTTTATGACGCAAGAATTTATTTCTACCCATCAAACTAATGAAAATTTTATTTTACTTGAGAAGAATTTCAATATTATTCCAGTAGCTTCTAAGTTAAAAGATGTGAATATATATTTTAAAGTTGGTAATTTATCGCCTGTGGAAATTAATTTTCAAAATAAAGCAAACTTATAA
- a CDS encoding variable membrane: protein MSSDIVFDNELEWDDSGMPAAFQKSYGSGNVLDRLKTAVDDYIFELKQTGVVQDKVKLFEEKANAIQSSKDKRNISTASTSVKDRIQNFEGNNPSKIKKYWTEGRREFVEKHAQHTQSKDPQTERNQRKNAVSASSNEHDNYAANRQETHKQLINKFENLAKTQEIDSKEQSKRISSNNFQKLQQGNTKNLKEKFEKLANEAKLIGTQAQQKSKLTNKSNEKPKVKPANHTRGI, encoded by the coding sequence TTGAGTTCAGATATAGTATTTGATAACGAGTTAGAATGGGACGATAGTGGAATGCCCGCTGCTTTTCAAAAATCTTACGGTTCAGGAAATGTTTTAGACCGATTAAAAACGGCCGTAGATGATTACATATTTGAATTAAAGCAGACAGGTGTAGTACAAGATAAGGTAAAATTATTTGAAGAAAAGGCTAATGCTATACAATCTTCTAAAGATAAGCGTAATATATCTACAGCTTCTACTAGCGTAAAAGATAGAATACAAAATTTTGAAGGAAATAATCCTAGCAAAATAAAAAAATATTGGACGGAAGGACGCAGAGAGTTTGTAGAAAAACATGCTCAGCATACACAATCTAAAGACCCTCAAACCGAACGTAATCAGCGTAAAAATGCAGTATCGGCATCATCCAATGAACATGATAATTATGCTGCAAACAGGCAAGAAACTCATAAGCAATTAATAAATAAATTTGAAAATTTAGCTAAAACTCAAGAGATTGATTCTAAAGAACAAAGTAAGCGTATCTCATCTAACAATTTTCAAAAACTTCAACAAGGTAACACCAAAAATTTAAAAGAGAAATTTGAAAAACTAGCTAACGAAGCAAAACTAATTGGAACACAAGCACAACAGAAATCTAAACTAACAAATAAATCTAATGAAAAACCTAAGGTAAAACCTGCAAACCATACTAGAGGTATTTAA
- a CDS encoding lysozyme inhibitor LprI family protein, which produces MRKIIILYLIFFNYLTYASDSKIDCDNAYTQFDMNYCANEDFKKADKELNQLYQEILKYTSEEETNLLKKSQNLWIKFRDADCEFGSFQVRDGTVFPMILSMCLAGKTKVRIEELKNILECSEGDLSCRVLRNR; this is translated from the coding sequence ATGAGAAAAATAATCATTTTATATTTAATATTTTTTAATTATTTAACTTATGCATCTGATTCTAAAATTGATTGTGATAATGCATATACACAATTTGATATGAATTATTGTGCTAACGAAGATTTTAAGAAAGCTGATAAAGAATTAAATCAACTTTATCAAGAAATATTAAAATACACTTCAGAAGAAGAAACTAATTTATTAAAAAAATCCCAAAATTTATGGATTAAATTTCGTGATGCCGATTGTGAATTCGGAAGCTTTCAGGTCCGCGATGGTACTGTATTTCCAATGATATTAAGTATGTGTTTAGCAGGTAAAACCAAAGTCCGCATTGAAGAACTTAAAAATATACTAGAATGCTCGGAAGGTGATCTTAGTTGTCGGGTACTGCGAAATAGATAA
- a CDS encoding DUF2608 domain-containing protein has product MQKVKTLMIKVNKILLHLLLYLIVPTSSYGQIIPTYSVNSVTMKDLLPKIDQDSLVLINIDNTIITPKSKFFRYNDNPYVNFTKNLYSLAVNDSSVNNSIAQLMQQRQMMLVEKNWGDFINQMKKQGATVLGLQEITTPCNLIENYEGWLYTLLYGLGINFTSKVNDKDVFRFDPTDASAPIFYLGIIFTGNTNKVKSLIEFLKIIPKEPSKIIVFANNEQDLKDMNSYLRNVDIEYYGIEYLGWQQLQGSPDLEVAKLQQSTLLNTGQWLEDDVAAKMLNK; this is encoded by the coding sequence ATGCAAAAAGTAAAAACCCTTATGATCAAAGTAAATAAAATTTTACTCCATTTATTACTTTATTTAATTGTGCCAACTTCAAGCTATGGTCAAATAATTCCTACTTATTCTGTAAATTCTGTAACAATGAAAGATTTGTTACCCAAAATAGACCAAGATAGCCTTGTTTTAATAAATATAGATAATACTATTATAACTCCCAAATCAAAATTTTTTCGCTATAACGATAATCCTTATGTAAATTTTACCAAAAACTTATATAGTCTTGCAGTAAATGATTCATCAGTAAATAATTCTATAGCACAATTAATGCAACAACGCCAAATGATGCTTGTAGAAAAAAATTGGGGGGATTTTATTAATCAAATGAAAAAGCAAGGTGCAACAGTTTTAGGGCTTCAAGAAATAACTACCCCATGTAATTTGATTGAAAATTATGAAGGATGGTTGTATACCTTACTTTACGGATTAGGTATTAATTTTACTAGTAAAGTTAATGATAAAGATGTATTTAGATTTGATCCAACTGATGCAAGTGCACCTATTTTTTATCTGGGAATAATATTTACTGGAAATACTAATAAAGTAAAGTCACTCATTGAATTTTTAAAAATTATACCAAAGGAGCCTAGCAAAATTATAGTGTTTGCAAATAATGAACAAGATTTAAAAGATATGAATTCTTATTTAAGAAATGTTGATATAGAATATTATGGAATTGAGTATTTGGGATGGCAACAATTACAAGGATCACCCGATCTAGAAGTTGCCAAATTGCAGCAATCCACTCTTCTAAATACAGGACAGTGGTTGGAGGATGATGTAGCTGCAAAAATGTTAAATAAATAG
- a CDS encoding tetratricopeptide repeat protein: MLKTDSPIKTHLKSILGGQIVARQAAAYQTTQEITEYAKKHDYNLSFTGYSLGAWFAELSLYFAYQDFNYFKAKAITFDSPGSAKIMDSFKPNIISYKTHFDIRNLDITTYLSAPNFVNTSNPHIHKAYRLFPKVTAAEYSNKIINALNKAIPIKNYISLLSLNSDLLDSMLDSFDSKTGKPIKYEQIIDWPCIKYEPKDNTLGGKLIDSMPIGGVIKDLAKRGITATTLGSFLEVFDHFISGNVAIEQILEFYKHLEDPTQAEGKKQFELFYEGHYKSQKVNLSEDVVNVNDIGSSDYYLKQLTKLSNKEIDKKEIPNLVKQQLKIIKDQYKIKLQNKKYYIFTNSLSIKVDDLKEQILRLIEVSYEAKEVLENLNAYNSHELIESIKNINSNLSSLLPYNLIRREDILQDIEKNLNEKQFITISGYTGIGKSTLAIEYGREQRDKAKKIVHFINADSAYKITEAYIQFAKEFSIYTTGEKEEDITRLIHENIAKLNSNTLFIFDNVEVYKDIEPYLNSMMSILKDKVQVIITTKNNKLSDDITNIELKPFNIKTAVTYLENSLGNRFNDEDINDLIEELGNKDEILPYSLSKAVAYLKENKLLKVKDYLNFLRNNKDKQPETILLLEILEKSSLAWLILQYSACLDPDFISIDIFKELFLLDEEKLQEPIKKLEALSLMKLIYQDGQAGLQLHGLVQFAVKRYVDRHKEHAIDEQKIYISLAEALDSLFPILIDVPNEDWEASKLFYPHVIKILNVNIEINKFIKANLYQKIGYYSDGVLHRFKESLKYHKEALKIFQKLYQGNHSDIAKSLNNIGVAYNNLGDIFKGLKYLRKALKMNQALYQGNHPCIATSLNNVGLACRDLGDNSKGLQYLEEALKMFQELYPSNHSYIAALLNSIGLSYKDLGNPAKALIYYKGALEIYQTLYQDNPLHIVSMLNTFNSIGAAYYKLGNTSEGLKYLKYVLEMYKALYQNNNPYIASALNNVGEAYKGLGNISKGLEYLEEALNMNQKLYKCNHSSIAGSLDNVSLAYEKLKDTNKSIELCKQAYLMYVQTLGLKHSHTKNLESYIKIISPEFIKNNETREFILQRGDFEEITLEVKQKIQKKVLNKIYTNAAKGKWSTGKFRFLGIWGAASYLCDKYLAKQLRDLSSAKNIETAKMLCFEAVCLGAINHPNKDFICAVEFTKAYPELTQKITTEHPEYFIDGSILRACINDEAIF, translated from the coding sequence TTGCTAAAAACAGATTCACCAATCAAGACTCATTTAAAAAGCATTTTAGGCGGGCAGATAGTAGCACGGCAAGCAGCAGCATATCAGACTACGCAGGAAATCACCGAATATGCTAAAAAGCATGACTATAATTTATCTTTTACCGGTTATTCTTTGGGTGCATGGTTTGCAGAATTAAGCTTATATTTTGCTTATCAAGATTTTAACTATTTCAAAGCAAAAGCTATAACGTTCGATAGTCCTGGCTCTGCAAAAATTATGGATAGCTTTAAGCCCAATATAATTAGTTATAAAACTCATTTTGATATAAGAAATTTAGACATAACTACTTATTTATCTGCACCGAATTTTGTAAATACTAGTAACCCCCATATCCATAAAGCATATAGATTATTTCCCAAAGTTACGGCAGCTGAATATAGCAATAAAATAATAAATGCCCTAAATAAAGCAATCCCAATTAAAAATTATATTTCTCTATTATCATTAAACAGTGATTTACTTGATTCAATGCTAGATAGTTTTGATTCTAAGACAGGTAAACCTATAAAATATGAACAGATAATAGATTGGCCTTGTATCAAATATGAACCTAAAGACAATACGTTAGGAGGCAAGTTAATTGATTCTATGCCTATTGGTGGTGTGATTAAAGATTTAGCAAAAAGAGGTATTACGGCAACAACGCTAGGTAGCTTTTTAGAGGTATTTGATCATTTTATAAGCGGTAATGTCGCAATTGAACAAATTTTAGAATTTTATAAACATTTAGAAGATCCTACACAAGCAGAGGGAAAAAAACAATTTGAGCTTTTTTATGAAGGACATTACAAATCGCAAAAAGTAAATTTGTCTGAAGATGTAGTAAATGTAAATGATATAGGAAGTAGTGATTATTATTTAAAGCAATTAACTAAATTAAGTAATAAAGAAATAGATAAAAAGGAAATACCGAATTTAGTAAAGCAGCAGTTAAAAATAATCAAAGATCAGTATAAAATAAAACTCCAAAATAAAAAATATTATATATTCACAAACTCGCTTAGTATTAAGGTGGATGATTTAAAAGAGCAAATTTTAAGATTAATTGAAGTGAGTTATGAAGCCAAGGAAGTTCTAGAAAATCTTAATGCTTATAATTCCCATGAATTAATTGAATCTATAAAAAATATAAACAGCAATTTATCTTCCTTATTACCCTATAATCTTATTCGTCGTGAAGATATACTACAGGATATTGAAAAAAACTTAAATGAAAAACAGTTCATAACAATTAGTGGATATACAGGCATAGGCAAAAGCACTCTAGCTATAGAATATGGTCGTGAACAAAGAGACAAAGCAAAGAAGATAGTACATTTCATTAATGCGGATTCTGCTTATAAAATTACTGAAGCATACATACAATTTGCTAAAGAATTTTCTATTTATACAACAGGCGAAAAGGAAGAAGATATAACAAGATTAATCCATGAGAATATCGCAAAATTAAATTCAAATACATTATTTATTTTTGATAACGTAGAAGTATATAAGGACATTGAGCCTTATCTTAACAGTATGATGAGTATACTTAAAGATAAAGTACAGGTAATAATTACTACTAAAAATAATAAGCTAAGTGATGATATAACAAATATTGAATTAAAACCTTTTAATATAAAAACAGCAGTAACATATTTAGAAAATTCCTTAGGAAATAGGTTTAATGATGAAGATATTAACGATTTAATAGAAGAGCTAGGCAATAAAGATGAAATATTGCCATATAGTTTGTCCAAAGCAGTAGCGTATTTAAAAGAAAATAAATTACTTAAAGTAAAAGATTATCTTAATTTTCTACGTAATAACAAAGATAAACAACCTGAGACAATATTATTGTTAGAAATACTAGAAAAATCATCGCTAGCTTGGTTAATATTACAATATTCTGCATGTTTAGACCCTGACTTTATCAGTATAGATATTTTCAAAGAATTATTTTTATTAGATGAAGAAAAATTGCAAGAACCTATAAAAAAATTAGAAGCATTATCATTAATGAAGCTAATATATCAAGATGGACAAGCAGGTTTACAATTACACGGACTAGTACAGTTTGCAGTAAAAAGATATGTAGATAGACATAAAGAGCATGCAATAGATGAACAAAAAATTTACATAAGCCTAGCTGAAGCTTTAGACAGTTTATTTCCAATATTAATAGATGTTCCAAATGAAGACTGGGAAGCTTCTAAACTATTTTATCCTCATGTGATAAAGATACTAAACGTTAATATTGAAATTAATAAATTTATAAAAGCAAATTTATATCAAAAAATAGGTTATTATAGTGATGGTGTATTACATAGATTTAAAGAATCATTAAAGTATCATAAAGAAGCTCTAAAGATATTTCAAAAATTATATCAAGGCAACCATTCTGATATTGCTAAATCTCTTAATAATATTGGAGTTGCTTATAATAACTTAGGCGATATTTTTAAAGGACTAAAATATTTAAGAAAAGCTTTAAAGATGAATCAAGCATTATATCAAGGTAATCATCCTTGTATTGCTACTTCTCTCAACAATGTTGGTTTGGCTTGTCGAGATTTAGGTGATAATTCTAAAGGTCTACAATATCTTGAAGAAGCTTTAAAAATGTTCCAAGAATTATATCCAAGTAACCATTCTTATATTGCCGCCTTACTCAATAGTATTGGTTTATCTTATAAAGATTTAGGCAATCCTGCAAAAGCATTAATCTATTATAAAGGGGCTTTGGAAATATATCAAACTTTATATCAAGATAATCCTCTTCATATTGTCAGCATGCTTAATACCTTTAATAGTATTGGTGCAGCTTATTATAAACTAGGTAATACTTCTGAAGGGTTAAAATATTTAAAATATGTCCTAGAAATGTATAAAGCTTTATATCAAAATAATAATCCTTATATTGCTAGTGCTCTTAATAATGTAGGCGAAGCTTATAAAGGTTTGGGAAATATCTCTAAAGGATTGGAATATTTAGAGGAAGCTCTAAATATGAATCAAAAATTATATAAATGCAATCACTCTTCTATCGCAGGCTCTCTTGATAATGTTAGTTTAGCTTACGAGAAATTAAAGGATACTAATAAGTCAATAGAACTTTGTAAGCAAGCTTATTTAATGTATGTACAAACTTTAGGCTTAAAACATTCCCATACTAAAAACTTAGAAAGTTATATTAAAATAATCTCCCCCGAATTCATAAAAAATAACGAGACTAGGGAGTTTATATTACAACGGGGGGATTTTGAGGAAATTACTTTAGAAGTTAAACAAAAAATACAAAAAAAAGTTTTAAATAAAATATATACTAATGCTGCTAAAGGTAAATGGAGTACAGGAAAATTTAGATTTTTAGGTATTTGGGGAGCAGCGAGTTATTTATGCGATAAATATTTAGCAAAGCAATTAAGGGATTTATCGAGTGCTAAAAATATAGAAACTGCTAAAATGTTATGTTTTGAAGCGGTTTGTTTAGGAGCTATTAACCATCCTAATAAAGATTTTATTTGTGCTGTGGAATTTACCAAAGCCTATCCTGAACTAACACAAAAAATAACAACCGAACATCCGGAATATTTCATCGATGGCTCAATATTACGAGCATGCATTAATGACGAAGCAATTTTTTAA
- a CDS encoding 3'(2'),5'-bisphosphate nucleotidase CysQ family protein gives MNNNLINTLKDLIIDTGKIALDIKKSGILIDTKSDGSVVTNADKEISKIIYQNLQDLTPEIDIVCEEQPLPILSNNTFWLIDPIDGTRSYVNGKSTYTINIGLIKNGVPTIGLIYQPETDKLYYTDEKNQLKIEQHSKEIPIIHKQKELNAVIGFYHSNKATKEFLSKYSFNKIDAIGSSIKLCLIAEGSVDICPKFGQTMEWDIAAGHALIKAGGGNILDLDGKEITYGKKDFANPNFLACSKYWLENVVPV, from the coding sequence ATGAATAATAATTTAATAAATACTTTAAAAGATTTAATTATCGATACTGGTAAAATTGCTTTAGATATAAAAAAATCAGGAATATTAATTGATACTAAGTCAGATGGCTCGGTAGTTACCAATGCAGATAAAGAAATTAGTAAAATAATCTATCAAAATCTGCAAGACTTAACTCCAGAAATAGATATAGTATGTGAAGAACAGCCATTGCCAATACTTAGTAATAATACTTTTTGGTTAATTGATCCAATTGATGGAACACGAAGTTATGTAAACGGCAAAAGCACCTATACTATAAATATAGGTCTAATTAAAAATGGTGTACCGACTATTGGCTTAATATATCAACCTGAGACAGATAAATTATATTATACTGATGAAAAAAATCAGTTAAAAATCGAACAACATTCTAAAGAAATTCCTATCATTCATAAGCAAAAAGAGCTAAACGCTGTCATAGGTTTTTATCATTCAAATAAAGCAACTAAAGAATTTTTAAGTAAATATTCCTTTAATAAAATAGACGCAATAGGTAGTTCAATTAAATTATGTTTAATTGCTGAGGGTAGTGTGGATATTTGCCCTAAATTTGGTCAAACTATGGAATGGGATATAGCAGCAGGTCATGCTTTAATTAAAGCTGGTGGTGGTAATATTCTAGATCTAGATGGCAAAGAAATTACCTATGGTAAGAAAGACTTTGCCAATCCTAATTTTCTTGCATGCAGCAAATATTGGCTGGAGAATGTTGTTCCTGTATAG
- a CDS encoding DUF2608 domain-containing protein, with the protein MFKKYIFILLLLVTSIVKAENIEVNNLDKIKQDFEENYIKNYLPQDLLVVIDLDKILFKPLLSLGEQIDKDVYAKLAPTLQKISKNPKNIYIDQLILTSDKYKKELLDSNFPNFVSDIRNKNIPIIAVNGGFTGNFNNIPKFEIWIADYLKKNFNIDFSNSFPKNNYIIFNNLKSFSNTYPVFYKGILTSNNISGAELMINFFVQMNFMPKVLIMVSGSTELLSSMEAQLANYSSSVLFIGYYYNNQDSRDNNANYNVIINDLTNQMNNIKRNNPPLKTNNAKSKNPYDQSK; encoded by the coding sequence ATGTTTAAAAAATATATATTTATCTTATTACTACTTGTCACATCTATAGTTAAAGCAGAAAATATAGAAGTAAATAATTTAGATAAAATAAAACAAGATTTTGAAGAAAATTATATTAAAAATTATTTGCCACAAGATTTACTAGTGGTAATAGACTTGGATAAAATATTATTTAAGCCGTTATTATCTTTAGGTGAGCAAATCGATAAAGATGTTTATGCTAAACTAGCACCTACTTTGCAAAAGATTAGTAAAAACCCTAAAAATATTTATATAGATCAGTTAATTTTAACAAGTGATAAATATAAAAAGGAATTACTAGATTCTAACTTTCCGAATTTTGTAAGTGATATCAGAAATAAAAATATTCCTATAATAGCCGTAAATGGAGGTTTTACAGGTAATTTTAATAATATACCTAAATTTGAAATATGGATTGCTGATTATTTAAAAAAGAATTTTAACATTGATTTCTCAAATAGCTTTCCTAAAAATAATTATATTATTTTTAATAATTTAAAAAGTTTTTCTAATACTTATCCGGTATTTTATAAGGGTATATTAACTAGCAATAATATATCTGGTGCGGAACTAATGATTAATTTTTTTGTTCAAATGAATTTTATGCCTAAGGTACTTATAATGGTTAGCGGTAGTACAGAACTATTAAGTTCAATGGAAGCACAGCTGGCTAATTATAGTTCTTCTGTTTTATTTATTGGATATTATTATAATAATCAAGATAGTAGGGATAATAATGCAAACTATAATGTAATTATTAATGACTTGACTAATCAAATGAATAATATAAAAAGAAATAACCCACCTTTAAAAACTAATAATGCAAAAAGTAAAAACCCTTATGATCAAAGTAAATAA
- the mdh gene encoding malate dehydrogenase yields MKKNPKILLIGSGNIGGTLAHLISLKNLGDIVLFDVAEGIPQGKALDIMQANTLAGSDIKIKGTNDYKDIEGSDAIIITAGLPRKPGMSRDDLISVNTGIMKSVAENVKKYAPNAFVIVITNPLDVMVYVMLKESGLPHNKVIGMAGVLDSSRFNFFLAEEFKVSTNSVSSIVLGGHGDAMVPLARYSTVKGVPIPDLVKMGLSTNERIEKIIDRTRNGGGEIVALLKTGSAYYAPAASAVEMLESYLQDKRQILTCAAYLQGEYGVKDLYAGVPIIIGKNGVEKVIELQLTTNEQALFDKSVDGVRKLIEAVK; encoded by the coding sequence ATGAAAAAAAATCCAAAAATCTTATTAATAGGAAGCGGTAATATAGGTGGAACGCTTGCTCATTTAATCAGTCTTAAAAACTTAGGTGATATAGTATTATTTGATGTAGCTGAAGGGATTCCACAAGGCAAAGCTCTAGATATAATGCAAGCAAATACCTTAGCAGGTTCTGATATCAAAATTAAAGGCACAAATGACTATAAAGATATTGAAGGGTCAGATGCAATAATTATCACTGCCGGTTTGCCTAGAAAACCTGGCATGAGTAGAGACGATTTAATTAGCGTCAATACTGGTATTATGAAAAGCGTTGCAGAAAATGTTAAAAAATATGCTCCTAATGCTTTTGTAATAGTAATTACCAACCCGCTAGATGTCATGGTTTACGTGATGCTGAAAGAAAGCGGCTTGCCACATAATAAAGTCATTGGTATGGCTGGGGTGCTTGATTCATCAAGGTTTAACTTTTTTCTTGCTGAGGAGTTTAAAGTATCAACTAATAGCGTTAGTAGCATAGTTCTTGGCGGTCACGGTGATGCTATGGTACCGCTTGCTAGATACTCTACTGTGAAAGGCGTACCTATACCTGATTTAGTAAAAATGGGGTTATCAACCAACGAGCGTATCGAAAAAATAATTGACCGCACTAGAAATGGTGGTGGTGAAATCGTGGCACTACTTAAAACAGGATCAGCTTATTATGCTCCTGCTGCTTCTGCTGTAGAAATGCTTGAATCTTATTTACAAGATAAACGACAAATTCTAACCTGTGCGGCTTACTTGCAAGGTGAATATGGCGTAAAAGATTTATATGCTGGTGTACCCATTATTATAGGTAAAAACGGCGTAGAGAAAGTAATCGAGCTGCAATTAACTACCAATGAGCAAGCTTTATTTGATAAGTCAGTAGACGGAGTTAGAAAGCTGATTGAAGCGGTGAAGTAA